A genomic stretch from Onychostoma macrolepis isolate SWU-2019 chromosome 02, ASM1243209v1, whole genome shotgun sequence includes:
- the LOC131551502 gene encoding NACHT, LRR and PYD domains-containing protein 1 homolog isoform X2: MGTFYSSLRSRAGPNVSAAAQSGSHVIAPVLTNNTITGNVHFLHNAPGFTFDRLHSETTQTSETRSLIFKHKTQICSEYQYVTEYNSLPGERVLLSERYTQPLILQRHRDQQEREEELRSSGEDFQQVLSSRSSDESSHLNSLFNPDGHGISPSAVILQGNSGNGKTLTVQKIMLDWVSDKLYKERFDIVFHLKCKEINRIPGRKSLVEILSYSCNLTSDEISQILQQSPEKMLFIIDGFDELKLTQDIYYMSPHTDVIQKAPAEVTLCALLRGHILPESFLLVTTRSTATDTLSKLLKGPQRFSEIMGFSEKGVEEYFQKFFQDEELFRRAYTFVKTNENLFTTCSIPVICWIICTTIKERFRIGADVTSGLETTTSIYVDFVSTLLKHHCQGLSRSVPTLLRSLGQLAERGMLEQQVLLDENTVYETISDPSANPFLCKFLFKRRISQETMFSFMHLSFQEFFTALYYVILDEEESQKKLISIQDYGYAAVVQFAFGLLNKDVIHTLRKSLRLFVHPNTQALLKEWILEELQRNIYHDRTLFILHCLYELHEEDFVIKAMKSWNRINAYGAFFRRTDCWALLYCSQCCQCIEELDLLDCRLTSEKLMMILPALPKFKKLTLSLEDPSVSDLVELMCALMRGQTLNSQDVHVVSDSVNCYVHLAISEELSRICIDPLWHVDPAVSLQSLGLTLPYSELNNNNWAKLFQIIHQKDLDALMLIPCSFSKLKKMEIRAYWLTRRLCVWTLQIIQNCPSLTEVKVDAVFFLLEEGIKILQRSRTTPVCVMRVQGLVCHKQSQKCTLYEDRLLSCNQEVMIHLSSQGFSMETLRKSLF, translated from the exons ATGGgcactttttaca GCAGTTTAAGATCTCGCGCTGGGCCAAATGTCAGCGCTGCAGCTCAGAGCGGAAGCCATGTTATAGCTCCTGTACTCACTAACAATACAATAACAGGCAATGTCCACTTCCTGCATAATGCACCTG GTTTTACTTTTGATCGGCTACACTCTGAAACAACACAAACTTCAG AAACAAGATCATTGATTTTCAAGCATAAGACACAGATCTGCAGTGAGTATCAGTATGTGACCGAGTATAACTCACTGCCTGGTGAACGTGTGCTGCTGTCTGAGCGCTACACACAACCTCTGATCCTTCAGAGACACAGAGATCAACAAGAGAGAGAAGAAGAGCTCCGCTCCAGTGGAGAGGACTTCCAGCAGGTCCTCAGCTCCAGGAGCAGTGATGAATCTTCCCATCTGAACTCTCTGTTCAACCCAGATGGGCATGGAATCAGTCCTAGTGCTGTCATACTGCAGGGAAATTCAGGGAATGGGAAGACCTTAACTGTACAGAAGATCATGCTGGACTGGGTGTCTGATAAACTCTACAAAGAACGGTTTGATATTGTGTTCCACTTAAAGTGTAAAGAAATAAACCGCATTCCTGGCAGAAAGAGTTTGGTGGAGATCTTGAGCTACAGCTGCAATTTAACATCAGATGAGATCTCACAGATACTACAGCAGTCACCAGAGAAGATGCTTTTCATCATTGATGGATTTGATGAGCTGAAACTCACACAGGACATTTATTACATGTCACCTCACACTGATGTGATTCAGAAAGCTCCAGCTGAGGTCACTCTTTGTGCCCTGCTGAGAGGTCACATCTTGCCAGAGTCCTTCCTGCTGGTCACCACCAGATCTACAGCTACAGACACACTGAGTAAGCTGCTCAAAGGACCTCAGCGTTTCTCTGAGATTATGGGCTTCTCAGAGAAGGGGGTGGAGGAGTACTTCCAGAAGTTCTTTCAAGATGAGGAACTTTTCAGGAGGGCTTATACATTTGTGAAGACAAATGAAAACCTTTTCACCACCTGCTCTATCCCTGTGATTTGCTGGATCATCTGCACAACTATCAAGGAACGTTTCAGAATTGGTGCAGATGTAACAAGCGGATTGGAAACCACCACCTCCATCTACGTTGACTTTGTGTCCACTCTACTGAAGCATCACTGCCAGGGTTTAAGTCGGTCTGTCCCGACCCTGCTGAGGAGTCTGGGTCAGCTGGCAGAGAGAGGGATGCTGGAACAACAAGTCTTGCTGGATGAGAATACTGTTTATGAAACCATTTCAGACCCTTCTGCCAATCCATTTCTTTGCAagttcctctttaaaagaagaatcaGCCAGGAGACAATGTTCAGCTTTATGCATCTCAGCTTTCAGGAGTTCTTCACCGCTCTCTACTATGTCATTCTGGATGAAGAAGAGTCCCAGAAAAAACTAATTTCCATTCAAGACTATGGATATGCAGCTGTGGTTCAATTTGCATTTGGTCTCTTGAATAAGGACGTGATACACACACTTAGAAAATCACTCCGTCTGTTTGTTCACCCAAACACACAGGCCCTTCTTAAAGAATGGATTTTGGAAGAGCTCCAAAGGAATATTTATCATGATAGAACACTTTTTATTCTTCACTGCCTCTATGAACTTCACGAAGAGGACTTTGTGATAAAAGCTATGAAATCCTGGAATAGGATTAATGCATATGGTGCATTCTTTAGAAGAACAGACTGCTGGGCCCTGCTGTACTGCTCTCAGTGCTGCCAGTGCATCGAGGAACTGGATCTCCTGGATTGCAGATTAACATCTGAAAAGTTGATGATGATTCTGCCTGCACTCCCCAAGTTTAAGAAATTAAC TTTGTCTCTAGAGGATCCATCGGTCTCTGATCTTGTTGAGCTGATGTGTGCTCTGATGAGAGGACAGACCCTGAACTCACAGga TGTTCATGTCGTGTCAGATTCTGTGAATTGTTATGTCCATCTGGCAATCAGCGAAGAGCTATCCAG AATCTGCATAGACCCTCTATGGCATGTTGATCCTGCAGTATCTTTGCAATCACTTGGTCTCACCTTGCCATACTCAGagctcaacaacaacaactgggCCAAACTTTTTCAGATAATTCACCAAAAGGATTTAGATGCATTAATGCTTATTCCCTGTTCTTTCTCTAAACTGAAAAAGATGGAAATAAGAGCATACTGGCTGACCAGGAGGTTGTGTGTTTGGACCCTTCAGATCATCCAGAACTGCCCCAGTCTAACAGAAGTCAA GGTAgatgctgttttctttttactgGAGGAGGGAATCAAGATCTTACAGAGGTCACGCACAACACCAGTCTGCGTTATGAGAGTTCAAGG GTTGGTTTGCCATAAACAATCTCAGAAATGTACACTTTATGAGGACCGTTTACTTAGCTGCAACCAGGAGGTGATGATTCATTTGAGTTCTCAGGGCTTTTCTATGGAGACTTTGCGGAA GTCCTTGTTTTAA
- the LOC131551502 gene encoding NACHT, LRR and PYD domains-containing protein 1 homolog isoform X1 → MGTFYSSLRSRAGPNVSAAAQSGSHVIAPVLTNNTITGNVHFLHNAPGFTFDRLHSETTQTSETRSLIFKHKTQICSEYQYVTEYNSLPGERVLLSERYTQPLILQRHRDQQEREEELRSSGEDFQQVLSSRSSDESSHLNSLFNPDGHGISPSAVILQGNSGNGKTLTVQKIMLDWVSDKLYKERFDIVFHLKCKEINRIPGRKSLVEILSYSCNLTSDEISQILQQSPEKMLFIIDGFDELKLTQDIYYMSPHTDVIQKAPAEVTLCALLRGHILPESFLLVTTRSTATDTLSKLLKGPQRFSEIMGFSEKGVEEYFQKFFQDEELFRRAYTFVKTNENLFTTCSIPVICWIICTTIKERFRIGADVTSGLETTTSIYVDFVSTLLKHHCQGLSRSVPTLLRSLGQLAERGMLEQQVLLDENTVYETISDPSANPFLCKFLFKRRISQETMFSFMHLSFQEFFTALYYVILDEEESQKKLISIQDYGYAAVVQFAFGLLNKDVIHTLRKSLRLFVHPNTQALLKEWILEELQRNIYHDRTLFILHCLYELHEEDFVIKAMKSWNRINAYGAFFRRTDCWALLYCSQCCQCIEELDLLDCRLTSEKLMMILPALPKFKKLTLSLEDPSVSDLVELMCALMRGQTLNSQDVHVVSDSVNCYVHLAISEELSRICIDPLWHVDPAVSLQSLGLTLPYSELNNNNWAKLFQIIHQKDLDALMLIPCSFSKLKKMEIRAYWLTRRLCVWTLQIIQNCPSLTEVKVDAVFFLLEEGIKILQRSRTTPVCVMRVQGFVLVYHHAFCISKFTCISFLCSLIETRAFKLQNKNTMKDVLQYVPCAAYSKSSEVT, encoded by the exons ATGGgcactttttaca GCAGTTTAAGATCTCGCGCTGGGCCAAATGTCAGCGCTGCAGCTCAGAGCGGAAGCCATGTTATAGCTCCTGTACTCACTAACAATACAATAACAGGCAATGTCCACTTCCTGCATAATGCACCTG GTTTTACTTTTGATCGGCTACACTCTGAAACAACACAAACTTCAG AAACAAGATCATTGATTTTCAAGCATAAGACACAGATCTGCAGTGAGTATCAGTATGTGACCGAGTATAACTCACTGCCTGGTGAACGTGTGCTGCTGTCTGAGCGCTACACACAACCTCTGATCCTTCAGAGACACAGAGATCAACAAGAGAGAGAAGAAGAGCTCCGCTCCAGTGGAGAGGACTTCCAGCAGGTCCTCAGCTCCAGGAGCAGTGATGAATCTTCCCATCTGAACTCTCTGTTCAACCCAGATGGGCATGGAATCAGTCCTAGTGCTGTCATACTGCAGGGAAATTCAGGGAATGGGAAGACCTTAACTGTACAGAAGATCATGCTGGACTGGGTGTCTGATAAACTCTACAAAGAACGGTTTGATATTGTGTTCCACTTAAAGTGTAAAGAAATAAACCGCATTCCTGGCAGAAAGAGTTTGGTGGAGATCTTGAGCTACAGCTGCAATTTAACATCAGATGAGATCTCACAGATACTACAGCAGTCACCAGAGAAGATGCTTTTCATCATTGATGGATTTGATGAGCTGAAACTCACACAGGACATTTATTACATGTCACCTCACACTGATGTGATTCAGAAAGCTCCAGCTGAGGTCACTCTTTGTGCCCTGCTGAGAGGTCACATCTTGCCAGAGTCCTTCCTGCTGGTCACCACCAGATCTACAGCTACAGACACACTGAGTAAGCTGCTCAAAGGACCTCAGCGTTTCTCTGAGATTATGGGCTTCTCAGAGAAGGGGGTGGAGGAGTACTTCCAGAAGTTCTTTCAAGATGAGGAACTTTTCAGGAGGGCTTATACATTTGTGAAGACAAATGAAAACCTTTTCACCACCTGCTCTATCCCTGTGATTTGCTGGATCATCTGCACAACTATCAAGGAACGTTTCAGAATTGGTGCAGATGTAACAAGCGGATTGGAAACCACCACCTCCATCTACGTTGACTTTGTGTCCACTCTACTGAAGCATCACTGCCAGGGTTTAAGTCGGTCTGTCCCGACCCTGCTGAGGAGTCTGGGTCAGCTGGCAGAGAGAGGGATGCTGGAACAACAAGTCTTGCTGGATGAGAATACTGTTTATGAAACCATTTCAGACCCTTCTGCCAATCCATTTCTTTGCAagttcctctttaaaagaagaatcaGCCAGGAGACAATGTTCAGCTTTATGCATCTCAGCTTTCAGGAGTTCTTCACCGCTCTCTACTATGTCATTCTGGATGAAGAAGAGTCCCAGAAAAAACTAATTTCCATTCAAGACTATGGATATGCAGCTGTGGTTCAATTTGCATTTGGTCTCTTGAATAAGGACGTGATACACACACTTAGAAAATCACTCCGTCTGTTTGTTCACCCAAACACACAGGCCCTTCTTAAAGAATGGATTTTGGAAGAGCTCCAAAGGAATATTTATCATGATAGAACACTTTTTATTCTTCACTGCCTCTATGAACTTCACGAAGAGGACTTTGTGATAAAAGCTATGAAATCCTGGAATAGGATTAATGCATATGGTGCATTCTTTAGAAGAACAGACTGCTGGGCCCTGCTGTACTGCTCTCAGTGCTGCCAGTGCATCGAGGAACTGGATCTCCTGGATTGCAGATTAACATCTGAAAAGTTGATGATGATTCTGCCTGCACTCCCCAAGTTTAAGAAATTAAC TTTGTCTCTAGAGGATCCATCGGTCTCTGATCTTGTTGAGCTGATGTGTGCTCTGATGAGAGGACAGACCCTGAACTCACAGga TGTTCATGTCGTGTCAGATTCTGTGAATTGTTATGTCCATCTGGCAATCAGCGAAGAGCTATCCAG AATCTGCATAGACCCTCTATGGCATGTTGATCCTGCAGTATCTTTGCAATCACTTGGTCTCACCTTGCCATACTCAGagctcaacaacaacaactgggCCAAACTTTTTCAGATAATTCACCAAAAGGATTTAGATGCATTAATGCTTATTCCCTGTTCTTTCTCTAAACTGAAAAAGATGGAAATAAGAGCATACTGGCTGACCAGGAGGTTGTGTGTTTGGACCCTTCAGATCATCCAGAACTGCCCCAGTCTAACAGAAGTCAA GGTAgatgctgttttctttttactgGAGGAGGGAATCAAGATCTTACAGAGGTCACGCACAACACCAGTCTGCGTTATGAGAGTTCAAGGGTTTGTATTGGTGTATCATCATGCTTTTTGCATCAGTAAATTTACTTGTATATCTTTTCTATGCAGTTTAATAGAGACTAGAGCTTTTAAgcttcaaaacaaaaacaccatGAAAGATGTCTTACAGTATGTGCCGTGTGCAgcatattccaagtcttctgaagttacataa